The genomic DNA aatttgatatcGTGTACATACATCGTTCAAAGAAAAAGTTTCACGTCTGatcgttaattattttttcctttcgcAGAGACAATTCACGCTGATCCTGCAAGCGAGAGACGAGGCGAGCGCAGGCGTGATCGAGGAAGCGAGTTACAGCGGCATTGTCCTGCCAGGACCCACCTGGCACACTCTCAATCATCAAGGAAGAAACGCTCATCTAGCTTATCGTGTTCGGGTCCAGTGCGCGGACCATTATTACAACGCGACCTGCACGAAGTTCTGCAGGCCGAGGAACGACATATTCGGCCATTACACCTGCGACGAGAACGGGGACAAGGTGTGCATACAGGGATGGAAGGGTTCCGATTGCGAAATTGGTgagtcaatttttatttatcacaGATTCAAATATTAGCTTCACAAATTAATTCGATGCCTTCgagtattataaatttaaatttgaatatcttCCCGCGCTTCTCTGTATTTGAAAAGTGGCGCGAAAGTATAGAATCGTAAAAAtcactttttaaaaataaatctttattaCCGGAAGTATTCATACGAGCAGAAGGCCGATTGTGTCTCACGATAAATCGGAATGACACACGATTACTTAAATCAAGAAAACcggagataaaaaaaaaagtgagaATGACAGTAAAAAGTTGCCATGAGACAGCAACAGCACGCTTTTGTCGTTCTCGCGATCTCGTTGCGTATGCAACGAACCGTCTCGCAAGGTCTCCAACGATATTGGCCACTAAACGATTCCTCGGTGCCTTTTTTGCTCGCCTCCACCAGCCAAGGAATAATTAATCGATCCTCGAAGCGTGAAATCTCGCGTCGCGCGAGCTCGACTTGCGCTCTTTCGCTCGCTTTTCTCACGGACGGTTGCCTCTGAAACTAACGAGCTACCATGAATCGATCGactcgaatttttaacactcctctcttttttttacttcCATTTTTGTTCTGGCAAAAAGTATATTCGATTAGCTGGAAGCTTCGTAGAGAAAACGAAGTTCGTAGAATGATTTTATTTCGTGATTAGCATGCTTGATGGTCCTTCGACTTTTTGCACGATTACCTTGGggaatgaaattaattttacatcatTGGATAAgtaaaagttaaaaaatggCAAGATTTTAAAATAACTTTCGAAAGGTCGTTTGTACGCTCTACTTTGGGGTGAAATCCCGCAGTTACACGTTTAAACACGCGGGTCTCCATTTACGTATCTCTGTATTTATACGTATAATAAACGTCCGGCAGATCCTCGCTTTCCCCTTTACAATTTGATGTACTTGACAAGTCTCATAGAAAGCGCACTGTCTCTTCTGTAAACTTCTAGATATCTCAGGGGATTTTACAGTTAGCAAAAGATGtaatgatttttttcttttatatattgCAAGAAGGCGACGATACCACTTGTCCAATTAATCAAATGCAATAAAATTCAAGGAAGCTGCAAGAAGCTGTTGGTAATTCAATTATACACAGGATGTCTATTTAATGGTGTATTcagttttcttcatttttaaatttatattttttaatacattttcttGATTTGGGTATTTATAGcgttttcaatttgaaaaatttcagtaTTTTAGTTAAAGGTCTTTTGATTGTAATTAGTTAAAATTGGAGATTATTGGTTCCACGTGGAGCTTCTCTGTCGCGCAGAGACGCGGCACCAGCAAAACACACGAATTATCTCGAAGCGTGCCTCAATGGGCGGACGTTAGACGCATGTCGTACGATCGTATAAAGGTAGCAACATCACGCCAGATCCCGTCGCACAATGCTGACCCGACTAATATGGCAGCTCTTTCTTCGTTGCTTAATCGTTACTTCCGCCTCCCCGTGTGCTCGACTCATCCGACCCGTAGTAATACTATTCGTCTTATCCCTCCTTCATCGTGGTCGTTTTCGAAAGATCAAATCGTTCCTTTTATTCCAACGATCGTCTAACATTaagaattataataatatttaaaattattaatttttacttctCGTTACACGCAATCGAGCGTCATTATCCGAGAAGCAGAATTTTTTTGAAAGCCTTCAAATTGATTCGAATCACTGAAAATGAGTCGGAGAAAGTAGGACGGAGCAATATTGCTCTTTTCTGCGGCATAGCAATTAGCAATCTCGTGCGAAACAAAAGTGTTCCAGTTTGCGGATTCGAAAGGAGCAGGAGAAGTGTGATAAAGTCTCATGACTTTGATATCGTTTCTGGATAACTTGTGATAACACTCAGTAAAGGCGACGAGGACGCAGCCGGTTTCCCTTGACACTGTGAACTTTATGATTTTATGCTTGCATTTGTGTGTCAGCTCGATCGTCCTTTCGtaaagagaaataataaagaaacttgtttttgtaaattaatttttctatcagGGTGTTGGAATATTTATATCGATCAGACGATgcaattaatataaatttgaaagaatGGCCTTGTGAAGAGTATTGATTAAGGGTCGTAATTATATATGCTCCACTTTCAAATATGAAGGATAAAAAATAAGGAACGTTCCCAATTAGGGAGGCATCGATGGAAATCGTGTACTCGTGAGACGATGAGAGCCGGTTACTTACTTACTAGAAGGGGAAGAACTGGCTCCGACATTTTTGTCACGCTGTGAAAGGTCAATACGAGAATTTCACTCGTGCATCGTCTTCACACGAGCTCTATGCATCTCGTGCAACACCGTTCCTCGAGAGAGGAGCCTGTTTCTGGACGCGATGCCAACGCTCGTTTGCATTTGACCCCTTTTCTCCTCGTGGATACGCGAATCGTTAAATCGTAGCCGATGTTTTTGCATGTATCACGGTTCTAGCAAAAAATTGATTACTTCTAATGTGACACAGATGCGAAATTAATACTGGCATTAACATCAAtataaatgttaaatatattgactttaataaaattttatcttcattagagattctaataaaatatgtataaggAAATTAATTAGTACGTTGATTGCTATAATGAATATCAGACAcattaaaatgataattgAGCCGCTCATTTGTCAAATTGAAGTTAAACATCAATCTAGCGTTTAGgcattaaaatttaatttttttcttaataaaaaataattattagacGCATAGATTAATTTGgtgccttttcttttttaattggaaatttatttttaagaagttacttttcttcgatcaatcgagattttatttttattaaagaatgAACTTAATATATTCTATTGAAATATAACGTATATATAAATCGTGAAATATCGCAGGTAGGAATAGTGAGATAAGCAAAACGTTCGCTCTTTCACAGAGAGATTATCGATGCTCGAGCCGTGGCAAAGGTAAACGTTGCACGTGAAAGTCGTGAACCTTCACCTGTAATCCGATTCTTCGCGCATCTGTTCCCCGTTCACCAGATCgggaaataagaaaatatagaagCAGCGGGTGTACGAAGATGAATTGCGCCGGTTAATTCGCCCGCCGTCTGTGGATTAaccaaaaaaagaaatacccATAGACGTGTAACTGTAGACGTTCGCGACTAGATTTATGGATTCTGAACAACGGGGAAAACGGTACCCTCCAGCGAGTCTTGTTAACTTAAACGATTTTACACGAAACGTAACATTTCGTTCAGTGAATCCTGACTTTATATGTATTTTCGCGTTGCTTTTCAAATTCAGAGAAGCGCGGAAAAATTCAAatgtaaaatagaaaatataaaatggctCCCCAACTTTTACGATTAAATGATTCCAACCATCTAAACGAAGTGCGAATGATTAGTTAGCAATTATCGAAGCAATTCTCGCATACACCTGTTGCACCATTGATGAAGAAAAATACCAAGGCCCCGGTTTGTCGGTGAGTTCATCTAAGCATCGTTGATCGAGCAAACTCGTCGCTTCTGCACGGTGATTGCCGCGGCGCGAGTTAGCCGCGAGGGAAATCTCGGTTCCCATCGTCGTGCAACACAGAATCGGAAACCGGAGAGGCTGATCAACCTGATCAACCTCGagctgacgtgtatcgaacagCAAGAAAGAGGATGCATCGTTACGTAGCGGCCCTGCAACGTCAGCTTGCAATCGCATAAATATCCATAAACGTTCGTTGTCCGCGCGAACGAGAACCATTAATCATTAACGACTCCACTGGACGCGTCGTGATTAGAGTCGCGTGTGtttaaagttgaaaaattatcgGTTGTCAGCTCGTGGAACCTACAGGTATCCCGATTTCGACAGAGAGTTTAGATTTCGGTGATCGAGGTGAGAAGTTCAGGTTTGAGGACAGTGATCCAtggtaatttagaaaataccCTGAGGATACTGGTTTGCTGAGAATTATGATGAATTTTTATCTcgtcaattcaaattttatttttatggtCAATATCAAATTTATAACTATGGAGGATCATAAGTGTCACCTGGTCTTCTTATTAAGGAGttgaaattcttttctattataatgttaataaattatgaaaaaatattccTTCATCCCCCTGTCAGATAATTATAGTTCCGGGAGTGTATAATTTGTAACGCGAATCAACAGTTGTTGGAATATTGAATTCTATTCACCATCAAACAGTGTAATATCATCAGTGATCCTCCTCGATGCAAACACGGCTCTGTTAGTACTCTATCCTAGCAATCGTGCTTGTTCGAACGGCTTAGGTAACGGTAAAGAGTTAGTACGTCGGTGAAAAGTTTGAGGGGTACGTGTACACACGTGTCGTTGCGGCATGATTTTTCGTTTCACGGTCAGAAGGATAATCCTTCTCTCTGTCACTTCTCATCCGTCTTTCTGTCCCCTCGGCTAATTGAGTTGCTCGGCCCCGGCCACGGATCTCCGtcacgtttcttttttttctctcccctcgtcttctcttctcttttcgaAAGTGTCGTTTCCAGAGATACGGTACCTCGGCTACACGAAATTGGCTTTCGTCATCCAGCCACCTGTAAAAGAGAAGATTCCTCGTACCTGTTGCTCCCCACCCGAAAACCGAAAGACACCTCTTCACCGCGCGTTTCGGAGATATATGAAACGTTCGTGATCGTATAATCCGCCGCGGAAAATAATCCGACGCTTATACTTTCGTGACCGTGGGCGGATTAATTGTTTGTGTTTTAACTTCCATTCACGGTACCCTTTTGTGCCGCGCTACGGCGCGCCGCTTGGTTATTGTTCGTCCCGGCGAGATTATTCCTTTGGAAAGTCCGCTGAGTTATGACCGACGGTGgctcttcttctttctgcgCGTTTCGGACTCGACACCGTCTAAAGGGAGAGTAGCAATAAAAGAGGAATAATCTTCACTCGTCGTACCGGATTCAACGATTTCAATAAAGATATTTTCTGACGAATAATGGAAGAAAATATTGGCTCCGATATTTTCTACTTGATCCTTAAGTGGAAAATTCAAATGAGGTTTAtcataaattttgaataaaaattatttttataaatgtttcAGCGGTATGCAAGGAGGGCTGCCACCCCGTCCACGGCCACTGCAACGTCAGCGGGGAGTGCAAGTGTCGTCACGGTTGGCGTGGTGAACTCTGCGATCAATGCACCCCTTACCCTGGTTGCAAGCACGGCTACTGCAACGGTTCCAGCTGGCAGTGCATCTGCGACACGAACTGGGGCGGTATCCTCTGCGACCAGGATCTAAATTATTGCGGCACCCACGAGCCCTGCCAGAACGGTGGTACATGCGAGAACACAGCCCCGGATCAGTACAAGTGTACCTGTCCCGAGGGATTCTCGGGACCGACCTGCGAGAAGGTCGACAATCCATGCGCCTCCAACCCCTGCGCAAATGGAGCGACCTGCAAGGAACTCGGCGAGAGCGCGCAATGCGAGTGCGCCGCCGGTTTCACCGGTCTTTATTGCGCGACGGACATCGACGAGTGCGCCTCGCAACCCTGTCAAAATGGTGGCACCTGTGTCGACGGGAAAAAACGAATTCATATGCAACTGTCCACCTGCCTGGCAGGGTGTCCTCTGCCAATTCGACGTGGATGAGTGCGCGCTAAAGGAGTCTCCCTGCAAGAACTCGGCGACCTGCGTGAATCTGGCCGGGGATTACAAGTGAGTTCCCTTTTACTTTACTAAAATATTCAACCAGTTCAAGCATGTACTCGTGTTTCACAAGGCGCAACTGGTTCGCCTGAATGTTTACGATATCGAGTGCTCAAAGTGGCGAGTTATTTAGAGGTCTGTTAAGAGAACTAAATTAGAACGTCTTTATCATGGAACTCGCAGCAAAGAAGGCTGAAACCGGTGAACGTACTCCGTATGCAAAGTAGCGTTATTTAAAGCATCTATACCTCGTGCGAAGCACGAGAAACTAATTGCTCCCCTAAAGTATCCGGTAATTGCGTTTGCACCGTGACGCAATTCGGCCGGATATTTATAATCGGTGGCTCGAAACCGATTCAGACTCTTTCATTCCTACGCGTGATTGGTTTCAGGTGCCGTTGCAGAAAAGGCTTCACGGGTAAGAATTGCACGAAGAACATCAACGACTGCGTCGGTCAATGCCAGCACGGTGCATTGTGCATCGACCTGGTCGATGATTATCACTGCAGCTGCACCGCGGGCTACTCGGGCAAAGATTGCGACGTGGACATCGACGAGTGCGACTCGAAGCCTTGTCAGAACGGCGGCGAGTGCAGGGACCTGGTGAACGCTTACGAGTGCGTCTGCCCCGTCGGtttcaccggttatcagtgcGAGATCGACAGGGATCACTGCAGCCCGAACCCCTGCAGAAACTCCGCGCCCTGCTTCAACACGCAGACCGACTACTATTGTCACTGTCCCGAACAATGGCAGGGGAAGAATTGTTCGGAACCCGCCTCTCAGAATCCACAGTTCGGCGTCATGGACGAGGAAGCTGGATGTGGAAGCGAGGGTACACCGTGCGCGGGTAGAGGGAAATGTAGCGGAGGGAGATGCATCTGTGATCCTGGCTACACGGGGATGCACTGTCACGAGAACATCAACGACTGTAGGGGAAATCCTTGCTTGAACGGAGGGACGTGTGTCGATTTAGTGAACTCTTTCCAGTGTATCTGTAGAGAAGGCTGGACTGGAGATCTCTGCGATCAAGGTAGGTTATTTGCATTTATCAGTGAAATAAATCCAAATTTAACGAAGActtaatataaaaatcattttaaacaGGAAAAATTGTTGATCATCTTTCAGACGTGGACGAATGCACCAACTCCCCATGTCGCAACAACGGCACCTGCGTGGACGGCGTGGCCGACTTCACCTGCATCTGTAGGGGCGGTTGGAAGGGCAAGACATGCGCTCTTAGAGCCGGCCATTGCGAACCAGGTACCTGTCGTCACGGAGGAACCTGCCAAGATCGCGGCGACGGATTCACTTGTCACTGTCCTCCAGGTTGGGAGGGCGCAGCCTGCCACATAGCGTCGCCAGCGTGTGCGAGCAATCCCTGCGAGAACGGAGCGACCTGCGTGAACACCGCCGACGGCAACTACAGGTGCGTCTGCCGGGAGGGCTTCGAGGGACCCAACTGTCGCCGGGACGTCGACGACTGTCAACCCTTACCTTGCTTGAACGGTGGCAAGTGCGTCGACGGGATCAACTGGTTCAGATGCGAGTGCGCGCCAGGATTCACCGGGCCGGACTGTCGTATAAACGTGAACGAGTGCGCCAGTGACCCTTGCACCGGTGGCTCAACCTGCGT from Osmia bicornis bicornis chromosome 15, iOsmBic2.1, whole genome shotgun sequence includes the following:
- the LOC114875329 gene encoding LOW QUALITY PROTEIN: protein jagged-1 (The sequence of the model RefSeq protein was modified relative to this genomic sequence to represent the inferred CDS: deleted 1 base in 1 codon) is translated as MRAAAAYVLFLAHLIQTTNASGFFEVQILSLTNNRGTLVDGRCCGGGGDGGGKGGLPPCTNPCSTAFWLCLKEYQSNVTAIGSCSFGNVSSHALGQNTFTLSEPVTLQLHFTFRWTRQFTLILQARDEASAGVIEEASYSGIVLPGPTWHTLNHQGRNAHLAYRVRVQCADHYYNATCTKFCRPRNDIFGHYTCDENGDKVCIQGWKGSDCEIAVCKEGCHPVHGHCNVSGECKCRHGWRGELCDQCTPYPGCKHGYCNGSSWQCICDTNWGGILCDQDLNYCGTHEPCQNGGTCENTAPDQYKCTCPEGFSGPTCEKVDNPCASNPCANGATCKELGESAQCECAAGFTGLYCATDIDECASQPCQNGGTCVDGKNEFICNCPPAWQGVLCQFDVDECALKESPCKNSATCVNLAGDYKCRCRKGFTGKNCTKNINDCVGQCQHGALCIDLVDDYHCSCTAGYSGKDCDVDIDECDSKPCQNGGECRDLVNAYECVCPVGFTGYQCEIDRDHCSPNPCRNSAPCFNTQTDYYCHCPEQWQGKNCSEPASQNPQFGVMDEEAGCGSEGTPCAGRGKCSGGRCICDPGYTGMHCHENINDCRGNPCLNGGTCVDLVNSFQCICREGWTGDLCDQGKIVDHLSDVDECTNSPCRNNGTCVDGVADFTCICRGGWKGKTCALRAGHCEPGTCRHGGTCQDRGDGFTCHCPPGWEGAACHIASPACASNPCENGATCVNTADGNYRCVCREGFEGPNCRRDVDDCQPLPCLNGGKCVDGINWFRCECAPGFTGPDCRINVNECASDPCTGGSTCVDGIASYSCICSPGRTGSRCEIRTAGGPGCMVANWDDDCNICECRNGKNQCSNIWCGPGNCLNGTSCLAHEVCVPSPSESCLSPPCPAWGECRPVETGRRVGPPALPAPPSCWPGQATPGPTCSRLTILLRRDTLAQGTSVEILCRRLRKLLADPRRPQSIVLLCDLKPGDNDTVEVTIFSEAAADAARDLGEALSRPLGRPLALASVLEVKVETALLSEPSSVNAGNAGSYVAVLGGALATILVLALFGGLWYLRTVRQRSSLTATTSSETSLHRHRSDLDEKSNNLQNEENLRRYANPLKDQDQGEPRVSVVRPLSGTSLGPLSTTEESLEMVSEEGRHRLPPLYKPPSAEARNNTASFSYEEGPHKPYSKPRLQEPSYSHQQPGTSQTSGPHQVLTVHV